The Paenibacillus beijingensis nucleotide sequence AGTCTGGTGTTTAACCCTCGGGCTCAACCTGAGGTCGCATCGGAAACTGCAAGGCTTGAGTACAGAAGAGGAAAGTGGAATTCCACGTGTAGCGGTGAAATGCGTAGAGATGTGGAGGAACACCAGTGGCGAAGGCGACTTTCTGGGCTGTAACTGACGCTGAGGCGCGAAAGCGTGGGGAGCAAACAGGATTAGATACCCTGGTAGTCCACGCCGTAAACGATGAATGCTAGGTGTTAGGGGTTTCGATACCCTTGGTGCCGAAGTTAACACAGTAAGCATTCCGCCTGGGGAGTACGCTCGCAAGAGTGAAACTCAAAGGAATTGACGGGGACCCGCACAAGCAGTGGAGTATGTGGTTTAATTCGAAGCAACGCGAAGAACCTTACCAGGTCTTGACATCCCCCTGAATCCGCTAGAGATAGCGGCGGCCTTCGGGACAGGGGAGACAGGTGGTGCATGGTTGTCGTCAGCTCGTGTCGTGAGATGTTGGGTTAAGTCCCGCAACGAGCGCAACCCTTAGGTTCAGTTGCCAGCACGTAATGGTGGGCACTCTGAAACGACTGCCGGTGACAAACCGGAGGAAGGTGGGGATGACGTCAAATCATCATGCCCCTTATGACCTGGGCTACACACGTACTACAATGGCCGGTACAACGGGCTGCGAAGCCGCGAGGCGGAGCCAATCCTATAAAGCCGGTCTCAGTTCGGATTGCAGGCTGCAACTCGCCTGCATGAAGTCGGAATTGCTAGTAATCGCGGATCAGCATGCCGCGGTGAATACGTTCCCGGGTCTTGTACACACCGCCCGTCACACCACGAGAGTTTACAACACCCGAAGTCGGTGGGGTAACCGCAAGGAGCCAGCCGCCGAAGGTGGGGTAGATGATTGGGGTGAAGTCGTAACAAGGTAGCCGTATCGGAAGGTGCGGCTGGATCACCTCCTTTCTATGGAGAATCGTCTTCTGCAACGAAGACATTCAAATCTGATGCGAAAGCATCAAAATCGTGCGCAAGCACAAACCGGCTTGATTCGCTCGTTGTCAGTTTTGAAAGAGCAATCTTTCAAACGCAACATCGTTTGGTGGCGATGGCGGAAGGGAACCACGCGTACCCATCCCGAACACGACCGTTAAGCCTTCCAGCGCCGATGGTACTTGGACCGCAGGGTCCTGGGAGAGTAGGACGTCGCCAAGCGGTGCTTTAAGCACCTTGAGAATCGAATCATGGCAAGCGGTTTCCAACATTTTGGTGTTGAAATTAGCATAATCGCCGTGATAAGATGATCTTCCTGCCGCGAGAGCGGTCAGGGTTGCACCTTGAAAACTGGATAGCGAAAGAAATGCTGAAACATCCTTTAGCTGTATTTAAATATGCTGAGCGAAGGTTGTTCGAATGACAAGCGACTTTTGCAGACGTGTTTCCACCGCGTTAGCGTGTGATCAAAGAAACAGGGCTGCAACGGAGACGTCATCGAATCAACCGGAGTGAGGTTAAGCTAGTAAGAGCGCACGGAGGATGCCTAGGCGCCAGGAGCCGAAGAAGGACGTGGCGAACGACGAAATGCCTCGGGGAGCCGTAAGCAGGCTTTGATCCGGGGATGTCCGAATGGGGAAACCCGGCTGCGGTAATGCGCAGTCACTCCTGACTGAATCCATAGGTCAGGTTGAGGCATACCAGGGGAACTGAAACATCTAAGTACCCTGAGGAAGAGAAAACAAAAGTGATTCCGTCAGTAGCGGCGAGCGAACGCGGATTAGCCCAAACCAAGGGGCTTGCCCCTTGGGGTTGTGGGACGTCTCACATGGAGTTACAAAGGTGTTGGTTAGGCGAAGAGGTCTGGAAAGGCCCGCTAGAAGAGGTAAAAGCCCTGTAACCAAAAGCCAGCACCCTCCGAGACGGATCCCGAGTACCGCGAGACACGTGAAACCTCGTGGGAATCCGGCAGGACCATCTGCCAAGGCTAAATACTCCCTGGCGACCGATAGTGAAGCAGTACCGTGAGGGAAAGGTGAAAAGCACCCCGGAAGGGGAGTGAAACAGATCCTGAAACCGTGCGCTTACAAGAAGTCAGAGCCCGTTATAGGGGTGATGGCGTGCCTTTTGTAGAATGAACCGGCGAGTTACGTTCACGTGCAAGGTTAAGGTGGGAAGCCGTAGCCGCAGCGAAAGCGAGTCTGAATAGGGCGAATGAGTACGTGGATGTAGACCCGAAACCGGGTGATCTACCCCTGTCCAGGGTGAAGGTGCGGTAACACGCACTGGAGGCCCGAACCCACGAATGTTGAAAAATTCGGGGATGAGGTGGGGGTAGCGGAGAAATTCCAATCGAACCCGGAGATAGCTGGTTCTCCCCGAAATAGCTTTAGGGCTAGCCTCGGTTGTATGCGTCGTGGAGGTAGAGCACTGATTGGGTGCGGGGCCCGCCAAGGGTTACCAAGTCCAGTCAAACTCCGAATGCCATAGACGTAAGACCGGGAGTCAGACGGTGAGTGCTAAGATCCATCGTCAAGAGGGAAACAGCCCAGATCATCAGCTAAGGTCCCCAAGTGTGTGTTAAGTGGGAAAGGATGTGGAGTTGCCCAGACAACCAGGATGTTGGCTTAGAAGCAGCCACCATTGAAAGAGTGCGTAATAGCTCACTGGTCGAGTGACTCTGCGCCGAAAATGTAACGGGGCTAAACACACCACCGAAGCTATGGCATGTACCTTTTAGGTACTTGGGTAGGGGAGCGTTGAATGCGGGTTGAAGTCAGACCGGAAGGACTGGTGGACTGCATTCAAGTGAGAATGCCGGTATGAGTAACGAAAAGATGGGTGAGAATCCCATCCGCCGAAAGCCTAAGGGTTCCTGAGGAAGGCTCGTCCTCTCAGGGTAAGTCGGGACCTAAGGCGAGGCCGAAAGGCGTAGTCGAAGGACAACAGGTTGATATTCCTGTACCACCGTAATCCGCTATGAGCGATGGGGTGACGCAGAAGGGTAGTGACGCGAGCTGATGGAATAGCTCGTCCAAGCAGTGAGGCTGGTTGATAGGTAAATCCGTCAACCGTTAAGGCTGGGCTGTGATGGGGAGGGAAAATTACAGTACCGAAGGTCATGTGCTCCGGCTGCCGAGAAAAGCCTCTAGCCAGGAGAAGGTGCCCGTACCGCAAACCGACACAGGTAGGCGAGCAGAGCATGCTAAGGCGCGCGGAGTAACTCTCGTTAAGGAACTCGGCAAAATGACCCCGTAACTTCGGGAGAAGGGGTGCCTCGGTAGGGTGAATAGCCCGAGGGGGCCGCAGTGAAAAGGCCCAAGCGACTGTTTAGCAAAAACACAGGTCTGTGCGAAGCCGTAAGGCGAAGTATACGGGCTGACGCCTGCCCGGTGCTGGAAGGTTAAGGGGAGCGGTTAGGAGCAATCCGAAGCTGTGAACCGAAGCCCCAGTAAACGGCGGCCGTAACTATAACGGTCCTAAGGTAGCGAAATTCCTTGTCAGGTAAATTCTGACCCGCACGAATGGCGTAACGACTTGGGCGCTGTCTCAACGAGAGATCCGGTGAAATTTTAATACCTGTGAAGATGCAGGTTACCCGCGACAAGACGGAAAGACCCCATGGAGCTTTACTGCAGCTTGATATTGGACTTGGGTACGATCTGTACAGGATAGGTGGGAGCCTTAGAAGCCGGAGCGCCAGCTTCGGTGGAGGCGCCGTTGGGATACCACCCTGATCGTACTTGAGTTCTAACCCGCTACCGTGAAACCGGTAGGGGGACCGTGTCAGGCGGGCAGTTTGACTGGGGCGGTCGCCTCCTAAAATGTAACGGAGGCGCCCCAAGGTTCCCTCAGAATGGTTGGAAATCATTCGCAGAGTGCAAAGGCATAAGGGAGCTTGACTGCGAGACCTACAAGTCGAGCAGGGACGAAAGTCGGGCTTAGTGATCCGGTGGTACCGAATGGAAGGGCCATCGCTCAACGGATAAAAGCTACCCTGGGGATAACAGGCTTATCTCCCCCAAGAGTCCACATCGACGGGGAGGTTTGGCACCTCGATGTCGGCTCATCGCATCCTGGGGCTGAAGTAGGTCCCAAGGGTTGGGCTGTTCGCCCATTAAAGCGGTACGCGAGCTGGGTTCAGAACGTCGTGAGACAGTTCGGTCCCTATCTGTCGTGGGCGTAGGAAATTTGAGAGGAGCTGTCCTTAGTACGAGAGGACCGGGATGGACGTACCGCTGGTGTACCAGTTGTTCCGCCAGGAGCACCGCTGGGTAGCCAAGTACGGACGGGATAAGCGCTGAAAGCATCTAAGCGTGAAGCCCCCCTCAAGATGAGATTTCCCAGTATGTAAGACCCCTGGAAGACGACCAGGTTGATAGGTTCGAGGTGGAAGCGCGGCAACGTGTGCAGCTGACGAATACTAATCGGTCGAGGGCTTATCCTAATGGGTTTTCCGAGTGAGGAAAACCGCAAGGCGTATGATTCAGCTAAGGAAACACAAGCAATCTTTCGCATCTAGTTTTCAGGGTGTAAAACCTTAACGTTCCGAAGAGGAACCCGTTTGGTGGCGATGGCGGAAGGGAACCACGCGTACCCATCCCGAACACGACCGTTAAGCCTTCCAGCGCCGATGGTACTTGGACCGCAGGGTCCTGGGAGAGTAGGACGTCGCCAAGCACGAGGAACCCGCTGCATTCGCAGCGGGTTTTTTGTTGTTTTTTATTGCCCGACAACGGTACAATTCGGTAATTTTGGTCGTATATGCTTTACAAACCGGGCCCTTTTTTCGCTCATACTACCTCCATCAAGAAGTAATGGGGTGGAAAGGATGCGGAAAGCGGGAGGACGTTATTGGACCCTGAAAAGTACGATCAGCACCGTGTTGGTTCTAGGAATGGCTTACAGTTATACGGGACCGGCAAGCTTAGACGACAAGCCTTCCGCATCGGCGCTTAATAAGCGCCAGCCCGAAAAGGCGGCCGCAGCTGCCAACACGTCCGGGCCCAACTCTTCGGCTCGGCAATCGGGAACAAAAGCACCTGCAGCCGTAAAAGGGATCTATGTATCCGGATGGACAGCAGGGAGCGGCAGAGCGATGGAAAGATTAATCCGCTTAACGGAGCAAACCGAATTGAACGCGATGGTGATCGACGTCAAGAACGAGTATGGCGAACTGACCTACCCGTCCCGTCTAAATAAGGTTAATCAACTCGGAGCAGATCGGCGGCCGCCGATCCGATACCTAAAGCCGCTGCTTGCGCGATTGCACCGCAATCATATCTATACAATCGGCAGGGTGGTTGTGTTCAAGGACCCGCTGCTCGCCCAGCGGCAGCCGCAATGGGCGCTGCATCGCAAGTCGGGCGGCATATGGAGGGACAATAAAGGGAAAGCGTGGGTCAACCCTTTTCGCAAGGAAGTATTGGATTACAACATTGCGGTAGCTGCGGAAGCGGCAAAGCACGGTTTTGATGAGATTCAATTCGATTATGTCCGGTTTCCGGCGAACACTCCCGAGGCCGAGGCAAGTATCGACTACGGATATTCAGGCTTTAGTTCCAAAGCCGGTGCGATCCGAAATTTTCTTCATCTTGCAAAGTCGCGTCTGCATCAGCAAGGCACAAAGCTGTCGGTCGACGTATTTGGGCTCGTCACGTCCGCGGAGAACGATATGGGTATCGGTCAAACGTGGAAAGAAGTCGCTTGCCAGGCCGATTACATATCTCCGATGACGTATCCGTCGCATTATTCGCAAGGGGTATACGGCATCCCAAACCCGGACCTGTCGCCGTATGCCACGATACGCAGCGCCATGACGGATGCAGTGGGGCGCAACCGGCAATTAGGCTGCAACCGGGGACAACCGGCCGGAATCCGGCCTTGGCTGCAAAGCTTCACGGCGACATGGATACACCCTCATTTAGTCTATGGCAGGAGGGAAGTGCTGCTGCAAATCAAGGCGGCTCATGATGCCGGCGTCGAGGAGTACTTGCTTTGGAATCCGAGGTGCGTATATCCGCTGATGGAAGATAAGCGATGGGAAAATGGTCCAAACGGCGCGCTTTCGGCCCGTCCGCCTAATCTTGACAGCCCCTAACCCCTCTGCTAATATGGCAATAATATATTCGGATAGCTAACATTTTGAGGAGGAACTAACTCGTGTGGGAAACCAAATTCGCTAAAGAAGGACTAACGTTTGATGACGTGCTACTGGTCCCCCGCCGCTCTGAAGTGCTTCCGCGTGAAGTGCATATCGGTACCCAATTAAGCGCCAATGTCAAATTGAACATTCCTTTAATTAGCGCCGGAATGGATACCGTTACGGAAGCCGCCTTGGCCATTGCGCTGGCCCGTGAAGGCGGAATCGGTATTGTTCATAAAAATATGTCAATCGCGCAACAGGCGGAAGAAGTGGACCGCGTGAAACGTTCGGAAAGCGGTGTTATTACGAATCCTTTTTCGCTGACGCCTAACCATCACGTCTATGATGCGGAAGAGCTGATGGGCAAATACCGGATCTCCGGTGTGCCGATTGTGGATGACCAGCAGAAGCTTGTCGGCATCATTACGAACCGGGATCTGCGTTTCGTGCATGATTACTCCATTAAAATCAGCGAAGTGATGACCCATGAGGAGCTGGTGACGGCGCCGGTCGGAACGACGCTTGAAGAAGCCGAAGTGCTGCTGCAAAAGCACAAGATCGAGAAGCTTCCTCTGGTGGACGAGAACAAGACGCTCAAAGGCCTGATCACCATTAAAGATATTGAAAAAGCGATCCAGTTCCCGAACGCCGCGAAGGACAAGCATGGACGTCTACTGTGCGGCGCAGCGGTCGGCGTGGCGAAAGACACGATGGAGCGCGCGGCTGCGCTCGTCGAAGCGGGTGTGGACGTCATCGTGGTCGATTCGGCTCACGGTCATCATATTAATATTCTCGAGACGGTGCGTAAGCTGCGTGCCGCCTATCCGGACCTTACGATTGTGGCGGGCAACGTGGCAACGGCGGAAGCGACGCGCGACTTGATTGAGGCCGGAGCTTCGGTTGTCAAGGTCGGCATCGGTCCCGGATCGATTTGTACGACCCGCGTCATTGCCGGTATCGGCGTGCCGCAGATCACGGCCATTTACGATTGCGCAACGGAAGCCCGCAAGCACAACGTTCCCGTCATCGCCGACGGAGGAATCAAGTATTCCGGCGACATTACGAAAGCGATCGCGGCAGGTGCAAGCGCCATTATGATCGGCAGCCTGTTTGCGGGAACGGAAGAAAGTCCCGGCGAATCTGAAATTTATCAGGGACGCCGCTTTAAAGTATACCGCGGGATGGGCTCTCTCGGTGCGATGAAGGAAGGAAGCAAAGACCGTTACTTCCAGGAAAACGAGAATAAGCTCGTTCCCGAAGGCATCGAAGGCCGCCTGCCTTACAAAGGGCCGCTGGCGGATACCGTTCATCAGCTGATCGGCGGGCTGCGTGCCGGCATGGGATATTGCGGAACGGCGAACATTGAGGAATTGAAAAACGATACATCGTTTATCCGGATCACGGGCGCCGGCTTGCGCGAAAGCCATCCGCACGATGTGCAAATTACGAAAGAAGCTCCGAACTACTCGCTGTAATTTTAACTGCTGCGGGCGCAGCGGAATCAGACAAGCAGGGAGAAGCGATCCAAGCGCTGTTCTCTTCTGCTTGTCTTTTTTTATGCGGCCCCGCTGTGTTACAATATACAACGGACAAACCATGGGGAAAAGGGGAGAATGTGTTGGAGTTGAAGTTGGGCCCGGTCAAGTTGAAGCCGGTTGTCGCAGCATTTCTTGTTGTTTGGTTGACCGTTCTGTCTTTAGGATCTACCGCCGTTATGGCTGCAGATAGCACTTATCCTTCCAATACGCTAGGCCTAAATGTAAAGGCTGCCATTCTGATCGATGCCGATACCGGACAGGTGTTGTATGCCGTAAATGCCGATGAACCGCGGCCGCCGGCAAGCATGACGAAGATGATGACGGAATATATGGTGCTTGAGGCGATTAGTAAGAAAGAAATTACTTGGGATACGCAGGTAACGGTAAGCGAGGAAGCGGCAAGCACGCCGGCGGACGGTTCCCAAGTCTACTTGGCCCAAGGAGACGTTCATACCGTTAAAGAGCTGTATACGGCGATGGCGGTCGCTTCGGCGAATGACGCAACCATAGCGCTGGCTTCGTTTCTTGGAGGCAGCGAGCAGGGCTTTGTGGCCAAAATGAATGAAAAAGCAAAAGAAATGGGACTGAAGACGGCGGTATTTACGAGCGCGACGGGGCTGCTCGACACCACATTGATGTCGGCATCGGACGTTGCCAAGATGGCGAGAATGATTCTTCAACAGCATCCGGAGTTTCTGGACTACTCGAGCATTCCTTCCCAAAAATTCCGCGCGCGCGACACCCATCCGATGATTAATAACGATTGGATGCTGGCGAACAATAAAGGCATTCCGGCATTCAAGCCTTATGTTTACGACGGCGTGGACGGCATGAAGACAGGCTATCTCGGCGCGGCCGGTTACTGTTTTACGGGGACGGTCAAGCAGGGCGATACCCGTCTGATCAGCGTCGTGATGGGAACCCGTTCCAAAGGGGCCCGGTTTACGGAAACGGCGAAACTGTATAATTACGCTTTTCAAAGCCTCGAGAAAAAAACGGCCGTTCAGGCCAAATCTGTCGTAAAGACAGTGGAATCGGTTAAACTATCCAAAGGTGTCTCGACTTCCGTTCCGGTGGTTACCGAGTCCGATATGAGCCTGATGGTCAAGAAGGGCGCTACGCCGGATGTGACGCTTGTCGCAAGCAAGGTTCCGGCAAGCGGAGAATTGGTTGCTCCCGTTAAACAGGGGCAGAAACTTGGCACGGTCACGTACCGGTATAAAGATGCGGAAACCGGAGCGACGATGGATAAAACCGTCAACCTGATCGCGGCCGAAGATGTCGACAAGGCAAGCTGGTGGCGACTGATGTTCCGGGGGATTAAAGATTTTATCGTCAGCTTGTTCAACGGGATTGTCAACCTGTTCTGAAATTGACATTGTTTGGCGTATTTCCTTGTCCTAAAGCATCATCTCATGCTAAAATTTAGCGACAGGTTAATCACGGATAACCACATAGATATTAGGAGGATTTCAACGGATGGAAACTGGAACATCGCGCGTAAAACGAGGTATGGCAGAAATGCAAAAAGGCGGCGTCATCATGGACGTTATGAACGCCGAGCAGGCTAAAATTGCGGAAGCGGCCGGTGCTACGGCTGTTATGGCGCTGGAGCGGGTTCCTTCGGATATTCGTGCAGCGGGCGGCGTAGCCCGTATGGCCGATCCGACGATTGTGGAAGAGGTTATGAAAGTCGTTTCCATTCCGGTCATGGCCAAAGCCCGGATCGGACATTACGTTGAAGCGAAAGTTCTCGAATCTATGGGCGTCGACTACATCGATGAGAGTGAAGTGCTCACCCCTGCGGATGAAGTGTTCCATATTAACAAATTGGAATTCACGGTACCGTTCGTCTGCGGTGCGAAAGATCTCGGCGAGGCGCTTCGCCGCATTCAAGAAGGCGCTTCGATGCTTCGCACGAAGGGCGAGCCGGGTACGGGCAATATCGTGGAAGCCGTTCGTCATATTCGCCTCATTACAGGCCAAATCCGCAAAGTGCAAAACTTGTCCAAGGACGAGCTGTTTGCCGAAGCGAAAAACTTGGGCGTACCGTACGACCTGCTGCTGGGCGTACACGAGAGCGGCAAGCTTCCGGTCGTTAACTTCGCTGCTGGCGGCGTAGCGACGCCTGCTGACGCGGCGCTGATGATGCACCTCGGAGCGGACGGCGTATTTGTCGGCTCGGGTATTTTCAAGTCGGACAGCCCGGAGAAATTTGCCCGTGCCATCGTGGAAGCGACGACCCACTACCAAGACTATAAGCTTATCGCTGAAGTTTCCAAAAATATCGGCACGCCGATGAAAGGCATTGAAATCTCCAAGCTGGCGACGCATGAACGGATGCAGGACCGCGGCTGGTAAGACGGTAACAGGATCGAAAACAACCCAATTGATAATCTGGGTCAGGAA carries:
- a CDS encoding D-alanyl-D-alanine carboxypeptidase family protein — translated: MLELKLGPVKLKPVVAAFLVVWLTVLSLGSTAVMAADSTYPSNTLGLNVKAAILIDADTGQVLYAVNADEPRPPASMTKMMTEYMVLEAISKKEITWDTQVTVSEEAASTPADGSQVYLAQGDVHTVKELYTAMAVASANDATIALASFLGGSEQGFVAKMNEKAKEMGLKTAVFTSATGLLDTTLMSASDVAKMARMILQQHPEFLDYSSIPSQKFRARDTHPMINNDWMLANNKGIPAFKPYVYDGVDGMKTGYLGAAGYCFTGTVKQGDTRLISVVMGTRSKGARFTETAKLYNYAFQSLEKKTAVQAKSVVKTVESVKLSKGVSTSVPVVTESDMSLMVKKGATPDVTLVASKVPASGELVAPVKQGQKLGTVTYRYKDAETGATMDKTVNLIAAEDVDKASWWRLMFRGIKDFIVSLFNGIVNLF
- the guaB gene encoding IMP dehydrogenase, with the translated sequence MWETKFAKEGLTFDDVLLVPRRSEVLPREVHIGTQLSANVKLNIPLISAGMDTVTEAALAIALAREGGIGIVHKNMSIAQQAEEVDRVKRSESGVITNPFSLTPNHHVYDAEELMGKYRISGVPIVDDQQKLVGIITNRDLRFVHDYSIKISEVMTHEELVTAPVGTTLEEAEVLLQKHKIEKLPLVDENKTLKGLITIKDIEKAIQFPNAAKDKHGRLLCGAAVGVAKDTMERAAALVEAGVDVIVVDSAHGHHINILETVRKLRAAYPDLTIVAGNVATAEATRDLIEAGASVVKVGIGPGSICTTRVIAGIGVPQITAIYDCATEARKHNVPVIADGGIKYSGDITKAIAAGASAIMIGSLFAGTEESPGESEIYQGRRFKVYRGMGSLGAMKEGSKDRYFQENENKLVPEGIEGRLPYKGPLADTVHQLIGGLRAGMGYCGTANIEELKNDTSFIRITGAGLRESHPHDVQITKEAPNYSL
- a CDS encoding putative glycoside hydrolase, giving the protein MRKAGGRYWTLKSTISTVLVLGMAYSYTGPASLDDKPSASALNKRQPEKAAAAANTSGPNSSARQSGTKAPAAVKGIYVSGWTAGSGRAMERLIRLTEQTELNAMVIDVKNEYGELTYPSRLNKVNQLGADRRPPIRYLKPLLARLHRNHIYTIGRVVVFKDPLLAQRQPQWALHRKSGGIWRDNKGKAWVNPFRKEVLDYNIAVAAEAAKHGFDEIQFDYVRFPANTPEAEASIDYGYSGFSSKAGAIRNFLHLAKSRLHQQGTKLSVDVFGLVTSAENDMGIGQTWKEVACQADYISPMTYPSHYSQGVYGIPNPDLSPYATIRSAMTDAVGRNRQLGCNRGQPAGIRPWLQSFTATWIHPHLVYGRREVLLQIKAAHDAGVEEYLLWNPRCVYPLMEDKRWENGPNGALSARPPNLDSP
- the pdxS gene encoding pyridoxal 5'-phosphate synthase lyase subunit PdxS, with protein sequence METGTSRVKRGMAEMQKGGVIMDVMNAEQAKIAEAAGATAVMALERVPSDIRAAGGVARMADPTIVEEVMKVVSIPVMAKARIGHYVEAKVLESMGVDYIDESEVLTPADEVFHINKLEFTVPFVCGAKDLGEALRRIQEGASMLRTKGEPGTGNIVEAVRHIRLITGQIRKVQNLSKDELFAEAKNLGVPYDLLLGVHESGKLPVVNFAAGGVATPADAALMMHLGADGVFVGSGIFKSDSPEKFARAIVEATTHYQDYKLIAEVSKNIGTPMKGIEISKLATHERMQDRGW